The Streptomyces sp. NBC_01276 genome contains the following window.
CCGAGCAACGGCAGCACCCCGTTGTTGAACCCCTGCATCAGCATCGTCCGGACCGCCTTCTCACCTCGGGCACACCTGACTCCACGCTACCGCCGGAGTCCCTTTCCCAAACGACAACGAACCGGGCACCGCTCGGGTGCCCGGTCCGCGGTGCGTCGATCAGCTTTCGTCGCCGGACGTGGCGGCGGCCTTCTTGGCCGTGCCGGACGTGCCGCGGCGCGCGGTGGTCTTCCTCGCGGCGGGCTTCTCCTCGGCCCCGGTGGACGCCTCGGCGGACGCCCCGGTGGACGCCCCGGCGGCCGGCTCGCCCTCCGTCGCGGCCTGCGGCTCGGACGCCTCGGGCTCCACGGCCGCGGCGATGTCCACGATCTCCTCGGCGACCTCGCCGCGCCAGGACCGTACGGCCTGCTCACCGTGCTCGGCGACCTTGTCATAGGTCTCCTTGGCCCGTACGGCGTACTCGGCGGCCACGCCGACGCCGCGCAGCGCCAGGTCCTGGGCGGTCTCGCCCAGCTTCTTCGGGTCGATCGCGCCGAGGACCTCGGTGAACTTCGCGGTGACCGCCTCCTGGGCGACCTTGGCCTTCTCCTGCACGGCCTTGGTGTCCGCGTTCTTCACGGCCTCGATGCGCGCGGGGGCCTCGGCGCGCAGCTGCTCGATGAGGCCGGGCACCTTCTTCGCCTGCTGGACGGCGAGGTCGGCGGTACCGGCGGCGAAGTAGAGGGGGGTGGGGTCGGTGAGGGTCTTCTTCAGGTCATCGGCGATGGCCATGTGCTGGTCCTCCCGGATCACAGTCAGTTCGTAGGGGGCACCGCGGTGGTGTCGGAGTCGGCGCCGGGTCCGGATTCCGTGCCCGGAGCGGGAGCGGAAGCCGGAGCGGAACCCGCGGCGGCGGCGGAGCCGTCCGTCCCGGTCCCGTCCTCCTCCAGGGCGTTCTCCCTGCGGAACGCGTCGTAGATCTGGAGCAGCACCTGCTTCTGCCGCTCGTTGATCGACGGGTCGGAGAGGATGACGGCGCGCGTCTCCACCTCGTCCCGGTCCCGCTCGTCGAGGATCCCGGCCTGCACGTACAGCGTCTCCGCGGAGATCCTCAGCGCCTTGGCCAGCTGCTGGAGGATGTCCGCGCTCGGCTTGCGCAGCCCGCGCTCGATCTGGCTCAGGTACGGATTCGACACCCCGGCGGCGTCGGCGAGCTGCCGCAGCGAGAGCTGGGCCTGCCGCCGCTGCTCGCGGAGGTATTCGCCGAGGTTTCCGACGTTGAGCGATGCCATGCCACGATCCTGCCGCACCTTGCTAACTATTGCAAGCGGATGCTTGCAATAGCTCCCAGTGTCCCCGGCACCCACTTTTTTGTGGGTACTTGGCCGCGCCCGCCGTCCGGGCGAGGCTTGTCACGAGCGGCCGGCCCGGACGCAGAAAGGAGAGGGAGCCGGGCCGGGATCCAACGGGCCAGGGGTCCAACCGGGCCCAGGAGGCCGAGCGGCCCTACGAGGCCGAGCGGCCCTACGAGGCCGAGCGGTCCTCGGGGGCCTCGGTGAGCCGCTCCAGGCGGCGGTGGCCCCAGTCGGAGACCGGGCCCAGCGCCTCGGAGAGTTCGCGGCCGAACCCCGTCAGGGAGTACTCGGTCTTCAGCGGCAGCACGTCGTGCACCTCCCGGTGCACCAGGCCGTCGGTCTCCATCTCGCGCAGCGCCTGGGTCAGCACCTTCTCGGTCAGCCCCGGCAGCAGCCGGCGCAGCTCGCCGGGCCGCCGCGGACCGGATTCCAGCAGCCACAGCAGCGCGGTCTTCCACTTGCCGTCGATCACGGCGATCGCCGCCGTCACCCCGCAGACGTTCGGGTCCGAGGCCCGGCTGCGCGTCATCTTCGCCCCTTTTCCTGTCTGTTCCCGTTGCTCCAGAGGGAGTTCCACCATGCAGTCTGCCGTCACCGTCCTCGGCCTGGGCCCGATGGGCCGGTCCCTGGCCCGCGCCTTCCTGGACGCCGGCCTGTCCGTCACCGTCTGGAACCGGACCCCCGGCCGCGACCAGGAGCTGGTCGAACGCGGGGCCGTGGGCGCCTCCTCGGCAGAGGAGGCCGTCGCCGCCGGCGCGCTGAGCGTCATCTGCGTGGTGAACTACGACGCGGCCGACGCCGTCCTGCGGGCCGAACCGGTCACCCGCGCCCTCAAGGGGCGCACCCTCGTGAACCTCTGCGCCGACACCCCCGACCGGGCCCGGGAGACGGGCGCCTGGGCGGACCGCCACGGCATCCGCTACCTGGACGGCGCGATCATGACCCCGACCACCACCATCGGCACCGCCGCCTCGGTGTACATCCACAGCGGCCCGCGGGACCTCTACCTGGAACACCGCCCCCTGCTGGAGGCGCTGGGCGGCACCCACACC
Protein-coding sequences here:
- a CDS encoding helix-turn-helix domain-containing protein — translated: MASLNVGNLGEYLREQRRQAQLSLRQLADAAGVSNPYLSQIERGLRKPSADILQQLAKALRISAETLYVQAGILDERDRDEVETRAVILSDPSINERQKQVLLQIYDAFRRENALEEDGTGTDGSAAAAGSAPASAPAPGTESGPGADSDTTAVPPTN
- a CDS encoding winged helix-turn-helix transcriptional regulator; the protein is MTRSRASDPNVCGVTAAIAVIDGKWKTALLWLLESGPRRPGELRRLLPGLTEKVLTQALREMETDGLVHREVHDVLPLKTEYSLTGFGRELSEALGPVSDWGHRRLERLTEAPEDRSAS
- a CDS encoding NAD(P)-dependent oxidoreductase, with the translated sequence MQSAVTVLGLGPMGRSLARAFLDAGLSVTVWNRTPGRDQELVERGAVGASSAEEAVAAGALSVICVVNYDAADAVLRAEPVTRALKGRTLVNLCADTPDRARETGAWADRHGIRYLDGAIMTPTTTIGTAASVYIHSGPRDLYLEHRPLLEALGGTHTHLGEDIGRAAAYDIALLDVFWTAMAGYAHAVALARAEGVTARELAPFAQGIGAILPPLFAETAADFDDGGFSGNGNPLTSAVSSMAHIVHASEAHGIDAGVMRAAEGTARRAIGLGHGADGFIRVAEVLGRHR